From the genome of Fluviispira vulneris, one region includes:
- a CDS encoding helix-turn-helix domain-containing protein — protein sequence MYLRGFEIKPIRNDGEYTEAENFVDNLDHHSLNDEESKLFKILLELMGYYDDKYINPKYYFTPKDLIQFLLEDNGFSQTQLAEYLGVKQPNINGILKGTRDLSKDLMKKIHEKFKIPYESMF from the coding sequence ATGTATTTAAGGGGATTTGAAATCAAACCAATCAGAAATGATGGCGAATATACAGAAGCTGAAAATTTTGTGGACAATTTAGATCATCATTCGTTAAATGATGAGGAGAGCAAACTTTTTAAAATATTGTTGGAATTAATGGGATACTATGATGATAAATATATTAACCCCAAATATTATTTTACACCCAAAGATTTAATACAGTTTTTACTAGAAGACAATGGATTTTCACAAACACAATTAGCTGAATATTTAGGAGTTAAACAACCAAATATTAACGGAATATTAAAGGGAACACGAGATTTATCAAAAGATCTCATGAAAAAAATACACGAGAAATTTAAAATACCCTATGAATCAATGTTTTAA
- a CDS encoding type II toxin-antitoxin system HigB family toxin produces MRIITTGRLNEYAEQYPDSKKWLQSFKLITNKAKWASFADLKKDFPQSDLIATDTTKDSRIVFDVKGNKYRMITHISFEYQVIYLKAFWTHAEYSKVNLKIYKL; encoded by the coding sequence GTGAGGATCATTACTACAGGACGGTTAAATGAGTATGCTGAGCAATATCCCGACTCAAAAAAATGGCTTCAGAGCTTTAAGCTGATTACAAACAAAGCAAAATGGGCTTCATTTGCAGATCTTAAAAAAGATTTTCCTCAGTCTGACTTGATAGCGACGGATACTACAAAAGATTCTCGCATTGTATTTGATGTAAAGGGTAATAAGTACAGAATGATTACACACATAAGTTTTGAGTATCAGGTAATTTATTTAAAGGCTTTTTGGACTCATGCTGAGTATTCTAAAGTTAATCTGAAAATTTATAAATTATAG
- a CDS encoding exonuclease domain-containing protein, with protein MKALILDVETTGLDCKKDSIIEVAAIVVDLESKIIEAERSSLIYAVTNQDSEKITGITQDMLDGVKNSFADPFDLIKTYAQRCVCVIAHNAEFDKSFVEQSGIILKNSDNQILEWICSYRDITYDVQTINKKLTTIADTYGIVADGAHRALADVTMLAQILFKLPNSIDQITRAIEEKKKPEIKIISLAKFEQKEDVKKAGFRWNPADKIWWKNVRSANDSELQSIIKSFAFDVRIA; from the coding sequence ATGAAAGCACTAATTTTAGATGTTGAGACAACAGGATTAGATTGTAAAAAAGATTCAATTATTGAGGTTGCAGCAATTGTTGTTGATCTAGAAAGCAAAATAATTGAAGCAGAGAGATCTTCTTTAATATATGCGGTAACAAATCAAGATTCAGAAAAAATCACGGGCATAACACAGGATATGTTAGACGGAGTTAAAAACTCATTTGCTGATCCGTTTGATTTAATTAAAACATACGCACAGCGATGTGTATGCGTGATTGCGCATAATGCTGAATTTGATAAATCTTTTGTCGAGCAAAGCGGAATAATTTTAAAGAATAGCGACAATCAAATTTTGGAATGGATCTGCTCGTATCGCGATATCACGTATGACGTACAAACAATAAATAAAAAATTAACTACGATTGCAGACACGTACGGCATTGTTGCTGATGGTGCTCACAGAGCATTAGCAGATGTGACTATGTTAGCTCAAATTCTGTTTAAATTACCAAATTCAATTGATCAAATTACTCGAGCAATTGAAGAAAAGAAAAAACCAGAAATTAAAATAATATCGTTAGCTAAATTTGAGCAAAAAGAGGACGTAAAAAAAGCTGGGTTTAGGTGGAACCCTGCGGATAAAATTTGGTGGAAAAATGTACGATCTGCAAACGATTCTGAGTTACAGAGTATCATCAAATCATTTGCATTTGACGTGAGAATTGCCTAG
- a CDS encoding helix-turn-helix domain-containing protein — MELSEIIREIRLNAGLSKTEAAYIIRKSQSVWRDWENGKKKPRLNDLRRFCEETKQDFGIIRSKFSDIHVQNKLKKTTPSINKKETDGVFLIADKITNDILYEKSETRFYSKFCKLEHIDGEILITRWGDNSKFTKTKFDINIKLADKILLTDKAIKEQVVIFLLKCKELGLELKYGLYNF, encoded by the coding sequence ATGGAATTATCAGAAATTATTAGAGAAATAAGATTAAATGCAGGATTAAGCAAAACAGAAGCTGCTTACATCATACGAAAAAGCCAAAGTGTTTGGAGAGATTGGGAAAACGGAAAAAAGAAACCACGTTTAAATGATCTAAGAAGATTTTGTGAAGAGACAAAACAAGATTTTGGGATTATACGTAGTAAATTCTCTGATATTCATGTTCAAAATAAGCTAAAAAAAACTACCCCTAGTATTAACAAAAAAGAAACTGATGGAGTGTTTTTAATTGCCGATAAAATCACAAACGATATTTTATATGAAAAAAGTGAAACTAGATTTTACTCAAAATTTTGCAAACTAGAACACATCGATGGTGAAATATTAATCACTAGATGGGGTGATAATTCAAAATTTACTAAAACAAAATTTGATATAAACATTAAATTAGCTGATAAAATACTACTAACCGATAAAGCAATTAAAGAGCAAGTTGTTATATTTTTATTAAAATGTAAAGAATTGGGTCTTGAATTAAAGTATGGGCTTTATAATTTCTAA
- a CDS encoding ParA family protein — translation MGKILTVTIQKGGSGKTTCAVNLASCLAYSGKKVLLVDLDYQANATELLNVRSRELKSEQSVANAILKKVNFKKFAVKTNVENLDLLPSSTALEEIVLRHTGKPEQLFLLADVLNDVRNSYDFVIIDTNPNPDCLFQSALRESDFYLVPMFAENDVIDGLAMVVGNAEKIKQYYNSNLKMLGCVIQKFDKKSAFQLAGEKLLRKIGNENDIHIFETIIPFSQMIYGASMKHQALIIYKEKSPISKAYLSLAEEAQKQIDLAQKEITGATSKLEIKKENYSLNSIEIEDLEI, via the coding sequence ATGGGAAAGATTTTGACTGTAACAATCCAAAAAGGGGGCTCGGGAAAAACAACGTGCGCTGTTAACCTAGCCTCATGTCTTGCTTATTCTGGAAAAAAAGTTCTTTTGGTGGACCTTGATTATCAAGCAAATGCTACTGAATTGTTGAATGTTCGTAGTCGTGAATTAAAATCAGAACAATCTGTAGCTAATGCAATTTTAAAAAAAGTTAATTTTAAAAAGTTTGCAGTGAAAACAAATGTAGAGAATTTAGATTTACTACCAAGTTCGACAGCTTTAGAGGAAATAGTTTTACGTCATACAGGAAAGCCTGAACAGCTTTTCTTATTGGCAGATGTTTTAAATGATGTTCGGAATAGTTATGATTTTGTCATCATTGATACAAATCCGAATCCTGATTGCCTTTTTCAGTCAGCACTTCGTGAGAGTGATTTTTACTTGGTCCCAATGTTTGCTGAAAACGACGTGATTGACGGGCTAGCAATGGTTGTTGGCAATGCCGAAAAAATAAAACAATACTACAATTCAAATCTAAAAATGCTTGGATGTGTAATTCAGAAATTCGATAAAAAAAGCGCATTCCAATTAGCAGGTGAAAAGCTTCTAAGAAAAATAGGTAATGAAAATGATATCCACATTTTTGAAACTATTATTCCATTTTCTCAAATGATTTATGGCGCATCGATGAAACATCAAGCACTAATTATTTATAAAGAAAAAAGCCCAATTTCAAAAGCATATTTGAGCCTAGCTGAAGAAGCTCAAAAACAGATTGATTTAGCACAGAAAGAAATTACAGGAGCAACTTCTAAATTAGAAATTAAGAAAGAAAATTACAGTTTAAATTCTATCGAAATAGAGGATCTTGAAATATGA
- a CDS encoding ParB/RepB/Spo0J family partition protein, translating into MSTISQAIEAEKLSRFASVVSNSDRLNTVLLYEKAAEENKTVALNVNQIKLNENIRNRIDISKPEFLDLKNSIASEGVIQPVLVEVRRNIDGDDFELIAVAGHRRILACKELGIEKIKANLKVYSSNSSKRTEHALIENLLREDLHPIDVAEGYADLVAQGWDADDIAKKFSRDKKYIKNIIKVGQWPIKARELIKEFPEKFSLRSLCNISKKKWDSEEKLLDELKFICGLVKGERVPPRQKITSEKFSKYISENKISDYEKNLIENALKFFGFKF; encoded by the coding sequence ATGAGTACTATTAGTCAAGCGATTGAAGCTGAAAAATTAAGTAGATTTGCTAGCGTTGTTTCTAATTCTGATAGACTAAATACTGTTTTACTTTATGAAAAAGCTGCTGAAGAAAATAAAACGGTGGCTTTAAATGTAAATCAGATAAAATTAAATGAAAATATTAGAAACAGAATTGATATTAGTAAACCTGAATTTTTGGATTTAAAGAATAGTATTGCAAGTGAGGGAGTGATCCAGCCAGTTCTAGTTGAGGTTAGGAGAAACATTGATGGTGATGATTTTGAACTAATCGCTGTCGCTGGTCATAGAAGAATCTTAGCATGCAAAGAACTTGGTATTGAAAAAATTAAAGCTAATCTTAAAGTTTACTCATCTAATTCTTCAAAACGAACTGAACATGCTTTAATTGAAAATTTACTACGTGAAGACTTGCATCCTATTGATGTAGCTGAGGGCTACGCTGATCTAGTTGCGCAAGGATGGGATGCTGACGACATAGCGAAAAAATTTAGTCGAGATAAAAAATATATTAAAAATATAATAAAAGTTGGTCAGTGGCCAATAAAAGCAAGAGAGTTAATCAAAGAGTTCCCTGAAAAATTCAGCCTGCGTTCTCTTTGCAATATTTCCAAAAAAAAGTGGGATAGTGAAGAAAAGCTTTTAGACGAGCTTAAATTTATTTGCGGTTTAGTAAAAGGGGAACGCGTTCCCCCAAGACAAAAAATTACGAGTGAGAAATTTAGTAAATATATTTCTGAAAATAAAATAAGCGATTATGAAAAAAACTTAATAGAAAACGCGTTAAAATTTTTTGGGTTTAAATTTTAA
- the terL gene encoding phage terminase large subunit, which translates to MTIDIKERIKILERLREINERKHEQDDFLNFCKKSFSDYIPGWVHVDICRRLEKFAQDVIDKKSPRLMMFMPPRHGKSFHFSERFPAWFLGKYPKGEYISTSYGQTLSEEFSGKCRDLIKEDWIREIYPKFNLKKDCKSLQKWRTTYGGSFIAGSVDSGITGKGGHIISIDDPHKNGQEALSDTMRNKVINWYKSTVYTRRRKGAGILIIQTRWHEDDLSGYLLRTEPHKWQVVCYPAIATENEIYRKRGEALFPELYDLNELADIKETIGEYNWNAQYQQDPLPASGTLFKREDWRYYDQSFSFYDRIIQTWDFSFKGSEDNDFTVGQVWGKKGVNLYLLDQVRGHWDFPQQIEQVKMLSRKYPLAHAKYIEDKANGSAVISMLKNKISGLIPFNPKTEKFNRGLVVQPFQQAGNIYLPNPRTNPWVDEYVAEMSKFPKAKYDDQFDCTALAVIQLNNGGLEQLRALVG; encoded by the coding sequence ATGACAATTGATATTAAAGAACGTATTAAAATACTTGAGAGATTAAGAGAAATTAATGAAAGAAAACATGAGCAAGATGACTTTTTAAATTTCTGCAAAAAAAGTTTTTCTGATTATATTCCTGGCTGGGTACATGTTGATATATGCAGAAGATTAGAGAAATTTGCGCAGGATGTAATTGATAAAAAATCACCTCGTCTCATGATGTTCATGCCTCCTCGCCATGGAAAATCATTTCATTTTAGTGAGAGATTTCCCGCGTGGTTTCTGGGTAAATATCCTAAAGGCGAATACATTTCTACATCGTACGGGCAAACATTATCTGAGGAGTTCTCAGGAAAATGCAGGGATTTAATTAAAGAGGACTGGATCCGAGAGATTTACCCGAAATTTAATCTTAAAAAAGACTGTAAATCATTACAAAAATGGCGCACGACTTATGGCGGATCTTTTATAGCTGGCAGTGTGGATTCTGGGATTACTGGCAAAGGCGGTCACATAATTTCCATTGATGACCCTCATAAAAATGGGCAGGAAGCTCTCTCGGATACAATGAGAAATAAGGTCATTAATTGGTATAAGTCCACGGTTTATACTAGGCGTCGCAAAGGTGCTGGAATTTTAATAATACAAACCCGTTGGCATGAAGACGATTTGAGTGGTTATTTATTAAGAACAGAACCTCATAAATGGCAGGTCGTTTGTTATCCTGCCATAGCAACAGAGAATGAAATATATAGAAAAAGAGGGGAAGCGTTATTTCCTGAGCTTTATGATTTAAATGAGCTTGCAGACATTAAAGAAACAATTGGTGAATACAACTGGAACGCTCAATACCAACAGGATCCGTTACCAGCAAGCGGTACTTTATTCAAAAGAGAGGATTGGCGATATTACGATCAGTCATTCAGTTTTTATGACCGCATTATTCAAACGTGGGATTTTTCTTTCAAAGGATCGGAAGATAACGATTTTACCGTCGGGCAAGTTTGGGGCAAAAAAGGAGTTAATCTTTATTTGCTTGATCAAGTACGTGGTCACTGGGATTTCCCACAGCAAATCGAACAAGTGAAAATGCTATCCCGTAAATACCCGTTAGCACATGCGAAATATATTGAAGATAAGGCGAACGGTAGCGCTGTTATTTCAATGTTGAAAAATAAAATTTCAGGATTAATTCCGTTCAATCCTAAAACTGAAAAATTCAACCGTGGTTTAGTTGTGCAACCCTTTCAGCAGGCTGGAAATATATATCTTCCAAATCCTCGCACGAACCCGTGGGTCGATGAATATGTTGCTGAAATGAGCAAATTTCCGAAAGCAAAATATGATGATCAGTTTGATTGCACTGCATTAGCTGTAATACAATTAAACAACGGCGGGCTAGAACAATTGCGCGCTCTCGTTGGTTAA
- a CDS encoding helix-turn-helix domain-containing protein has protein sequence MLRQTQKPKRNPRGAGRKTAFHEKFHDEIIEHMSKGYSVNYFASKIKVSKQTVYNWIRENPEFKESFEIATTASQAYWESLALNNAKTAKGNGNQIQYQMSKRFRDDYGDTSSINIFNSNNQNNNKSVTEMTREELEAYENELRKSLIEDNKNDN, from the coding sequence ATGTTACGACAAACACAAAAACCAAAAAGAAACCCCCGTGGAGCGGGTCGCAAAACAGCATTTCATGAAAAATTTCATGATGAAATTATAGAGCACATGAGCAAGGGCTACTCAGTTAACTATTTCGCATCAAAAATAAAAGTTTCAAAACAAACAGTTTATAATTGGATTAGAGAAAATCCAGAGTTTAAAGAATCATTTGAAATTGCCACCACTGCATCGCAGGCATATTGGGAAAGTCTAGCATTAAATAATGCAAAAACCGCAAAAGGAAATGGGAATCAAATTCAGTATCAGATGTCAAAACGTTTTCGTGATGATTACGGAGATACTTCTTCAATAAATATATTTAATTCTAACAATCAAAATAACAATAAATCTGTGACTGAGATGACACGAGAGGAGCTTGAAGCTTACGAGAATGAACTCAGAAAATCTTTAATTGAAGATAACAAAAATGACAATTGA
- a CDS encoding type II toxin-antitoxin system Phd/YefM family antitoxin: MHVINMHEAKTNLSRLIEEAITDGVGFIIAKAGKPLVTVEPIKEEKRKIVYGLMKGKIKISDDFDAPCDEINNMFYGDYK, encoded by the coding sequence ATGCACGTAATTAATATGCACGAAGCAAAAACAAATTTATCTAGATTGATTGAAGAGGCGATAACCGACGGAGTTGGGTTTATTATAGCTAAAGCCGGGAAACCTTTAGTGACCGTGGAACCAATTAAAGAAGAAAAGCGCAAAATAGTTTACGGATTAATGAAGGGAAAAATTAAAATCTCTGATGATTTTGATGCACCATGTGATGAAATTAATAACATGTTCTATGGTGACTATAAATGA
- a CDS encoding type II toxin-antitoxin system VapC family toxin → MKILLDTHIIIWILEDSEKLSKKARKILDNADEVFISSVSVWEMMIKMNLGKLDIEIDDIKSIFKKTNFIELPLKFDHILSLNGLPDIHRDPFDRILVAQALSEPLRLITADPLVKKYSDLVELV, encoded by the coding sequence ATGAAGATTTTGTTAGACACGCATATAATAATTTGGATTTTAGAAGACTCAGAAAAATTATCAAAAAAAGCGCGCAAAATTCTTGATAATGCTGACGAAGTTTTTATTAGTTCAGTTTCAGTCTGGGAAATGATGATAAAAATGAATTTGGGAAAATTAGATATAGAAATAGACGATATAAAAAGCATATTTAAAAAGACAAATTTTATTGAGCTACCTTTAAAATTTGATCATATTCTGTCATTAAACGGATTACCCGATATACACAGAGATCCATTTGATCGAATACTAGTTGCTCAAGCTCTATCTGAACCATTGAGACTAATAACAGCAGATCCTTTAGTTAAAAAATATTCTGATTTAGTTGAGTTAGTTTAA
- a CDS encoding helix-turn-helix domain-containing protein translates to MKISGFYGFESDVWICKLELLDIREIAKTKEELFLKLNNQILDILKLVSKEKATDDDFSIEIFDDNNFSVKFFEPRYVTALLFKKLRKNERLTQSRVALELGSGQNSYAQYEEGKREPSLGKFTDILNVLGYEWQLTLQKK, encoded by the coding sequence ATGAAAATATCAGGATTCTACGGTTTTGAGAGCGATGTTTGGATTTGTAAATTAGAATTGCTAGACATCAGAGAGATTGCAAAAACTAAAGAAGAATTATTTTTAAAATTGAACAATCAAATACTGGATATTTTGAAATTAGTTTCAAAAGAAAAAGCAACTGACGACGATTTTAGCATTGAGATTTTTGATGACAATAATTTCTCAGTAAAATTCTTTGAACCTCGTTATGTAACTGCATTATTGTTTAAAAAATTACGAAAAAATGAGCGTTTAACTCAGTCTCGTGTAGCGTTAGAATTGGGCTCGGGACAAAATTCATATGCACAGTATGAAGAAGGAAAACGTGAGCCGTCGCTGGGGAAATTTACAGATATTTTGAATGTATTGGGCTACGAATGGCAGTTGACGTTGCAGAAAAAATGA
- a CDS encoding phage portal protein — MTKAQLKKQAQLKNQTKITNLDGWQDVKRGLGSFKDKRTTAHISSTNINNTIADQLYRFDDIAKKVVNDLVDDSLREGFNYVLKSKKLSEQFNREFKKLSLRNHIEKSWKDARKYGGSVLLFGFDDGQTIDQPLNINRVRAIKWVISFNRYQISAEEIDTDITSKNFGKPLFYKFNSTNNYTDGFKKVELFHASRCIRFEGSDIGEDDFKRNSYWHGSVFESLYTPLRDFNIAHENVAAAFPEIWQGIYKIPTFIDAIATNNVELVQKRISAMDDMRSNFRAIVLGGDEEFDRKSLQLSGIPELLDRVTNRLVAASGMPHSKLLGEGSQGNTSGRTEQSEWYDIVSHKQEQYLQPILEQIGEFFSYYLNKNSDEEIAIEFASLYQQDPLKEAQVRLQNAQADNLYINNQTLDPEEVAESRFGGLKYGEKIVLDQKIRRANREAANFERENIEQENESDLENESEDLL, encoded by the coding sequence ATGACAAAGGCTCAACTCAAAAAACAAGCACAATTAAAAAATCAAACTAAAATAACAAATTTAGATGGTTGGCAAGACGTAAAGCGTGGACTCGGATCATTTAAAGACAAACGTACAACAGCACATATATCATCAACAAATATAAATAATACAATTGCAGATCAACTCTACAGATTTGATGATATTGCAAAAAAAGTTGTTAATGATCTCGTTGATGACTCTCTCAGGGAGGGATTTAATTACGTTTTAAAAAGCAAAAAATTATCGGAGCAATTTAACAGAGAATTTAAAAAGCTTAGCTTGAGAAATCACATTGAAAAATCATGGAAAGATGCACGGAAATACGGCGGTTCAGTTCTGCTATTCGGATTTGATGATGGTCAAACAATTGATCAACCGCTAAATATTAATAGAGTTAGAGCTATTAAATGGGTAATTTCATTTAACAGGTATCAAATTTCGGCTGAGGAAATTGACACAGATATAACATCTAAAAATTTTGGGAAACCATTGTTTTATAAATTTAACTCTACAAATAATTATACAGATGGATTTAAAAAAGTTGAGCTGTTTCATGCCTCTCGATGTATTCGTTTTGAAGGATCGGATATAGGGGAAGACGATTTTAAACGAAATAGTTATTGGCACGGTAGTGTTTTTGAATCGCTTTATACTCCACTCAGAGATTTTAATATCGCACATGAAAACGTGGCTGCAGCGTTTCCTGAAATCTGGCAGGGCATATATAAAATACCAACATTTATAGACGCAATAGCAACAAATAATGTTGAGTTAGTTCAAAAAAGAATTTCAGCTATGGATGATATGCGCTCAAATTTTAGAGCTATTGTTCTCGGTGGAGATGAAGAATTCGATAGAAAATCATTACAGCTAAGCGGAATTCCTGAGTTACTCGACCGTGTTACAAATAGATTAGTTGCTGCAAGCGGAATGCCTCACTCAAAATTGCTAGGAGAGGGTAGCCAAGGAAATACATCTGGACGCACGGAACAGAGCGAGTGGTACGATATTGTATCACATAAACAGGAGCAATATTTGCAACCGATACTTGAACAAATTGGCGAGTTTTTTAGCTATTATTTAAATAAAAATAGTGATGAAGAAATTGCGATAGAGTTTGCGTCCCTCTATCAACAGGATCCGCTAAAAGAAGCACAGGTCAGACTACAAAACGCTCAGGCAGATAATTTATACATAAATAATCAAACATTGGATCCAGAGGAAGTGGCGGAATCTCGGTTCGGTGGCCTAAAATATGGAGAAAAAATAGTGCTGGATCAAAAAATAAGACGTGCAAATCGTGAGGCTGCAAATTTTGAACGCGAAAATATTGAGCAAGAAAATGAGTCAGATTTAGAAAATGAATCGGAAGATTTGCTATGA
- a CDS encoding minor capsid protein, producing the protein MKFIEYANRKSKPNNRVKIQAEPPINLERQFQRELFYILEPAIAEINKLVLKKLPVWLDYYSMNTDGFFDQNESDENNTEVSSWFDKIKLMLGLYLTYKGIKSIIKKYSDKIVKYSKVKLDNQIIKKYKMNPYYSEDNIEKSKLLWIDRNINSVNDIANNYVNKIQAHVNNVITKSRASENKTDHINEFKATVDVHAQKIEGNIANLARDQVSGFDGETTMILQNEIGVKKFIWQTCRDERVRPTHRELEGRECDWNDLPKIAGETVWPGSQYNCRCTAKPIF; encoded by the coding sequence ATGAAATTCATTGAATACGCAAACAGAAAATCAAAACCAAATAATCGAGTTAAAATACAGGCAGAGCCTCCAATCAATTTAGAGCGTCAATTTCAAAGAGAATTATTTTACATATTAGAGCCAGCTATCGCAGAAATAAATAAATTAGTGCTTAAAAAACTACCAGTATGGCTCGACTATTACAGCATGAATACCGACGGATTTTTTGATCAAAACGAGAGTGACGAAAATAATACAGAGGTATCATCTTGGTTTGATAAAATCAAATTAATGCTTGGGTTATATTTAACATACAAAGGCATAAAATCAATAATTAAAAAATACTCAGACAAAATTGTTAAATATTCAAAAGTCAAGCTTGATAATCAAATAATAAAAAAATACAAGATGAATCCATATTACTCCGAGGATAACATTGAGAAATCAAAACTATTATGGATCGATAGAAACATAAATAGCGTCAACGATATTGCTAATAATTACGTCAACAAAATTCAGGCACATGTAAATAACGTAATTACAAAGAGCAGAGCATCTGAAAATAAAACAGATCATATCAATGAGTTTAAAGCAACGGTTGATGTTCACGCGCAAAAAATTGAGGGGAACATTGCAAACCTCGCACGTGATCAGGTTTCAGGTTTCGACGGCGAGACAACAATGATATTGCAAAATGAAATAGGTGTTAAAAAATTTATTTGGCAAACATGCAGAGATGAACGTGTGAGACCTACGCATCGCGAGCTAGAGGGACGTGAATGTGATTGGAATGATTTACCAAAAATTGCGGGCGAAACTGTATGGCCAGGCTCACAGTACAATTGCAGATGCACAGCAAAGCCTATTTTTTAA
- a CDS encoding DUF2213 domain-containing protein, translating into MSNCYNIVKIKTEKPHITDQGFLRCLVSATRTGVFPYVDSTGKIRRELRLPEEVFKKESMESLANIPFTDDHPCEAVTSENAIKYTRGLTGSRVWQNNDLLETELLAFDSNTINKISNGKIEVSLGYNADKEFASGIYNGQPYDCIQRNIRYNHLALVPSGRANINDHLRRVKLNLDHDTDVSVEIEDQNQILNNDSQTEKDSTFMKLNLDGMELEFADASTAIAIKNKLIQDALKIEEEKKLNSELKKQLDTITAQKDSLAVNLDSATREIEQLKSAPKLDNKAIQNLASELIEVREFVKTNAPKLTIDGLSSDEIKKIFVSEKLGNESIKDKSNDYINAAFDTFKQINIVSNVDNDAKFVSKVKNTDGEKLSAREIYMKNIQNRNK; encoded by the coding sequence ATGTCAAATTGCTACAATATCGTAAAGATAAAAACAGAAAAACCTCACATTACCGACCAGGGTTTTCTTCGTTGTTTAGTATCCGCAACGCGGACGGGCGTTTTTCCTTACGTTGATAGCACTGGAAAAATACGCCGAGAATTGCGTCTCCCTGAAGAAGTGTTCAAAAAAGAGAGTATGGAATCATTGGCGAACATTCCATTCACTGATGATCATCCCTGTGAGGCAGTCACTAGTGAAAACGCAATTAAATACACACGTGGATTAACAGGCTCACGAGTGTGGCAAAATAATGATTTACTAGAAACAGAATTACTAGCGTTTGACAGTAACACTATAAATAAAATCTCGAATGGCAAAATTGAGGTTTCACTTGGGTATAACGCGGATAAGGAATTTGCGTCTGGCATATATAATGGCCAACCTTACGACTGCATTCAGCGCAACATTCGCTACAATCATTTGGCTCTCGTACCAAGCGGCAGAGCAAATATAAATGATCATCTCAGACGCGTAAAATTAAACTTAGACCACGACACTGACGTATCAGTAGAAATCGAAGACCAAAATCAAATTTTAAATAATGATTCACAAACAGAAAAGGACAGTACATTTATGAAATTAAATTTGGATGGCATGGAACTAGAATTTGCAGATGCAAGCACAGCTATTGCAATAAAAAATAAATTAATTCAAGACGCGCTAAAAATTGAGGAAGAAAAAAAATTAAATTCAGAACTAAAAAAGCAATTGGACACAATTACAGCTCAGAAAGACTCGCTAGCGGTGAATCTTGACTCAGCAACTAGAGAAATTGAACAATTAAAAAGCGCACCAAAATTAGACAATAAAGCAATTCAAAATTTAGCAAGCGAGCTAATCGAGGTTAGGGAATTTGTAAAAACAAATGCTCCTAAACTTACAATTGATGGATTATCTAGCGACGAAATTAAAAAAATATTTGTGTCAGAAAAGCTTGGTAACGAGAGCATTAAAGACAAATCAAACGACTATATTAACGCAGCATTTGATACATTTAAACAAATTAACATTGTTTCAAATGTCGATAACGATGCAAAATTTGTTTCAAAAGTTAAAAATACTGATGGAGAAAAATTATCGGCTAGAGAAATTTATATGAAAAATATTCAAAACAGAAATAAATAA